The Elaeis guineensis isolate ETL-2024a chromosome 13, EG11, whole genome shotgun sequence genome includes a region encoding these proteins:
- the LOC105056464 gene encoding uncharacterized protein: protein MSLGAEEESGAAAAAEIHLPAEVGWEMLDKSRFFVLGAALFSGVSAALYPAVVLKTRLQVTHPPPSCIRAAVSILRHEGLRGFYKGFATSLTGTIPARALYMSALEVTKSAVGTATVQLGVPEPAATAAASAVAGLSAAVAAQVVWTPVDVVSQRLMVQGGGGAARYLGGVDAFKKILGSDGLRGLYRGFGMSILTYAPSNAVWWASYSISQRLIWGGIGYHAGGLRRLSTAEDGRGGGGGGGGALRPDYATVVAVQGVSAAVAGGAAAVVTMPLDTIKTRMQVMDGGDGGRVTIGRTVKRLLREGGCGACYRGLGPRWASMSLSATTMITTYEFLKRLSAKDGSI, encoded by the coding sequence ATGAGTTTGGGTGCGGAGGAGGAGAgcggggcggcggcggcggcggagatCCACCTTCCAGCAGAGGTGGGCTGGGAGATGCTGGACAAGTCCAGATTTTTCGTCCTCGGTGCGGCGCTCTTCTCAGGCGTATCGGCGGCCCTGTACCCCGCGGTGGTCCTGAAGACCCGCCTCCAGGTGACGCACCCGCCGCCGTCGTGCATCCGGGCGGCGGTGTCGATCCTCCGGCACGAGGGTCTCCGGGGCTTCTACAAAGGGTTCGCGACGTCGCTCACGGGGACTATCCCCGCCCGAGCTCTATATATGAGCGCGCTGGAGGTGACCAAGAGCGCCGTCGGCACCGCCACGGTCCAGCTCGGGGTCCCCGAGCCGGCGGCGACGGCGGCCGCCTCGGCGGTCGCGGGGCTCAGCGCGGCGGTGGCGGCTCAGGTGGTGTGGACTCCGGTCGACGTGGTGAGCCAGCGCCTTATGGTCCAGGGCGGCGGCGGCGCGGCGAGGTACCTCGGCGGCGTGGACGCCTTCAAGAAGATCCTCGGATCGGACGGCCTCCGCGGCCTCTACCGCGGCTTCGGCATGTCGATCCTTACCTACGCCCCCTCCAATGCCGTCTGGTGGGCGTCCTACTCCATCTCGCAGCGGCTCATCTGGGGCGGGATCGGTTACCACGCCGGCGGCCTCCGTCGCCTCTCCACGGCTGAGGACGGCCgcggaggtggaggaggaggaggaggggcgtTGAGGCCGGATTACGCGACGGTGGTGGCGGTGCAGGGGGTGAGCGCGGCGGTGGCGGGGGGTGCGGCGGCGGTGGTGACGATGCCGCTGGACACGATCAAGACGAGGATGCAGGTGATGGACGGCGGGGATGGGGGCAGGGTGACGATCGGACGGACAGTAAAGAGACTACTTAGAGAAGGGGGTTGTGGGGCGTGCTATAGAGGGTTGGGGCCGAGGTGGGCTTCGATGTCGTTGTCGGCGACCACCATGATTACTACCTACGAGTTCTTGAAGCGTCTCTCAGCCAAGGATGGATCCATTTGA